The Phyllopteryx taeniolatus isolate TA_2022b chromosome 9, UOR_Ptae_1.2, whole genome shotgun sequence genome contains a region encoding:
- the LOC133483837 gene encoding calmodulin-binding transcription activator 1-like isoform X1, which produces MAAENKPEGLKKIRNPERMVRIAVGYTGHTPPKSDETDANSEPGQLKIYLPKKLLECLPKCSSLPKERHRWNTNEEIAAYLITFEKHDEWLTTSPKTRPQNGSMILYNRKKVKYRKDGYCWKKRKDGKTTREDHMKLKVQGVECLYGCYVHSSIIPTFHRRCYWLLQNPDIVLVHYLNVPAVDDSGKPCGPVLCSINTDRKEWAKWSKEELIGQLKPMCAGSSLHQKCSGVKQRIISSKQESGAAAGGGATAGGGATAGQRSEEADGTEVQNSDVSEGQTEPSPGGRRSRAGGGDRRNGRMTKPSLLPQSSMEVSSSTSTNQVEVPDTTQSSPLSITSDMADSPALAISAGLSQSTAVFMSEVTTLTGDSVYSAGHTHLLPSTHESAATGILLAVAPENQRFASFPGGVGLGEGGELVLSSSLDSGGGVNLPETAMTFDPDCFLNNPKQGQTYGGGGGKTEGRNGNDGGIHCSSNGFVYSPSLVNNIKKEATPMEQPLAPQSSYVGEGAGLSPSTTLEQMDFSAVMSSPCVPSLTQSAHHPSPNLFLQTSTHTNQPSQQQTNGTTEAPQESDEARAYISLPADTPLTNGDHHTHLHPTSQDQTLCGRNGKGASVVSFPLTSQDANVGQPGSGVRQEVSGKVVENGGELMLKSGAAHEAYASVDTEHYLQPTDGHGVGDEGGAGCGTAGGGENEILCNGVSLPGAGGSVVASPQSIGAGASIERALYNSSLPPQGGSVSATAAGAGAAISLEGFEASFGSQFSDLINDFISVEGSAGGVGAAVNGVLMPQEGAVGEEQGTGEGHLQGSEVEQGALGMLQETGRLFGVTDYSPEWSYPEGGVKVLITGPWLESSAEYSCLFDHISVPAALIQPGVLRCYCPAHDTGLVMLQVAMGGEVISSSVVFEYKARDLPALPSSQHDWLSLDDTQFRMSILERLEQMEQRMADITNQNPCSETMATKSEGAEGGGTEQQSQTSPDHSSFEGRVVVVCEKMMSQPCWASSNQLVHSKNSRGMTLLHLAAAQGYAGLIQTLIRWRTKHADSIDLELEVDPLNVDHFSCTPLMWACALGHTDAALVLYQWDPRALAIPDSLGRLPLNIARSRGHTRLAELLEQLQQSPQAPSQPADIWMDRWRGGSELSRINNSHSSNPNSELRRARTESQPNNQTWNQTGHRTSQTTQGEQGGPPPAKRLKPTQQQLANSISSNLNSLPNHHRPTTHASPISSPQQTQHPNLSNRSAPPASYSPDCPQLSSSSFPHLQARIGASGGGTRWSLRQTLGQRSLARRILGKERLAVHLRHRVLSDRGEETELLTYQDNTEDLQMDISMLADHIMETSTARLKQEDMETEIDSGRVGLSADVKLLSGYLAEVERFLNAKPQTPGPKPNSHSGPEGEQSSQTKQALSTPSDWNSFLSAAMKVERLKMDSSFLAMTEAEQRELCETIRNALHSLRKHKGPIQEQRKEIAAVIQRCYKRYKQYALYKRMTLAAILIQSRFRSFHEKRKFQQSRRAAVLIQQYYRSYRHSLSNLLTKKQNQAARKILRFLLRCRHRVREQKKDRGPESPPPGPTHSPLSL; this is translated from the exons GCCTCAAAATGGCTCCATGATCCTCTACAACCGCAAGAAGGTGAAGTACAGGAAAGATGGATACTGCTGGAAGAAAAGGAAAGACGGGAAGACCACCCGAGAGGATCACATGAAGCTCAAAGTCCAGGGTGTGGAG TGTCTGTATGGCTGCTACGTCCACTCCTCCATCATCCCCACCTTCCACCGTAGATGCTATTGGCTGCTGCAG AACCCAGACATCGTGCTGGTGCACTATCTGAATGTTCCAGCAGTGGACGATAGCGGGAAGCCGTGTGGTCCTGTTCTCTGTTCTATCAACACAGACAGGAAGGAGTGGGCCAAGTGGAGCAAGGAGGAGCTCATCGGACAACTCAAACCTATGT GTGCTGGAAGCAGCCTACATCAGAAATGTTCAGGTGTCAAGCAGCGCATCATTTCATCCAAGCAGGAGTCAGGGGCAGCGGCAGGGGGTGGCGCTACAGCGGGTGGCGGCGCTACAGCAGGCCAGAGATCTGAGGAAGCAGATGGCACAGAGGTCCAGAACAGTGATGTGTCAGAGGGCCAGACAGAGCCCAGTCCTGGGGGGCGACGGAGCAGGGCAGGCGGAGGAGACAGGCGGAATGGCCGAATGACAAAGCCCTCCCTCCTCCCGCAGAGCAGCATGGAAGTGTCCTCGTCTACCTCCACCAACCAGGTGGAAGTCCCTGATACCACCCAGAGTTCCCCACTCTCAATCACCAGTGATATGGCTGACAGCCCTGCGCTCGCCATTAGTGCTGGCCTGTCACAGAGCACTGCTGTGTTCATGTCTGAAGTCACCACGCTGACTGGAGATTCGGTTTACTCAGCTGGCCACACCCACCTGCTGCCGTCCACTCATGAGAGCGCCGCCACTGGGATCCTGTTGGCTGTTGCCCCCGAGAACCAGAGGTTTGCATCATTTCCTGGTGGGGTCGGCTTAGGAGAGGGAGGAGAGTTGGTTCTTTCCAGCTCGCTAGACTCCGGCGGTGGGgtcaaccttccagagactgcCATGACGTTTGACCCTGACTGCTTCCTTAATAACCCCAAGCAGGGTCAGACCTACGGAGGAGGTGGAGGGAAGACTGAGGGGCGTAACGGTAATGATGGGGGGATCCACTGTTCATCTAACGGCTTTGTCTACAGCCCATCCCTTGTCAATAACATCAAGAAGGAAGCTACACCTATGGAGCAGCCACTGGCCCCTCAGAGCAGTTATGTAGGAGAGGGGGCAGGCCTCAGCCCCAGTACCACTCTGGAGCAGATGGACTTCAGTGCTGTCATGTCATCACCGTGCGTCCCGAGTCTAACTCAGTCCGCGCACCACCCTTCGCCAAACCTCTTCCTCCAgacctccacacacacaaaccagccCTCCCAGCAGCAGACCAACGGCACCACTGAGGCACCACAGGAATCAGATGAAGCTAGGGCTTACATTAGCCTGCCGGCAGACACCCCGCTCACCAACGGAGACCACCATACACACCTGCACCCAACCAGCCAAGACCAGACCCTGTGTGGCAGGAATGGAAAAGGAGCATCAGTGGTCTCTTTCCCCCTGACGAGCCAGGACGCTAATGTTGGCCAGCCCGGCAGTGGGGTTCGTCAGGAGGTCAGTGGCAAAGTTGTTGAGAATGGAGGCGAGTTAATGCTCAAGTCTGGAGCTGCTCACGAGGCTTACGCCAGTGTGGACACTGAACACTACCTTCAACCTACAGATGGCCACGGAGTGGGGGATGAAGGGGGAGCGGGCTGTGGAACCGCAGGAGGAGGGGAAAACGAAATTCTTTGTAATGGCGTAAGCTTGCCAGGGGCCGGCGGCTCAGTGGTGGCCAGTCCTCAGTCAATAGGCGCTGGTGCAAGCATTGAAAGGGCACTCTACAATTCCTCTCTACCTCCACAAGGTGGAAGTGTATCCGCCACAGCGGCTGGAGCAGGAGCAGCCATCAGCCTGGAAGGCTTTGAGGCTtcatttggaagtcagttctcTGATCTCATCAATGATTTCATCTCAGTTGAAGGGTCTGCAGGTGGGGTAGGGGCTGCTGTCAACGGGGTCCTGATGCCTCAGGAGGGGGCAGTGGGAGAGGAGCAGGGCACGGGGGAAGGCCACCTGCAGGGTTCTGAAGTGGAGCAGGGAGCTCTGGGAATGCTCCAAGAGACCGGGAGGCTGTTTGGTGTGACAGACTACTCCCCAGAGTGGTCTTATCCTGAG GGTGGTGTGAAGGTGCTTATCACAGGCCCGTGGTTGGAGTCAAGCGCTGAGTACAGCTGCCTGTTTGACCACATCAGCGTccctgctgccctcatacagcCTGGTGTGCTACGCTGCTACTGTCCAG CCCACGACACGGGACTCGTCATGCTGCAGGTAGCTATGGGTGGCGAGGTCATCTCTTCTTCAGTGGTCTTTGAATACAAGGCGCGCGACCTTCCTGCCCTCCCATCCTCTCAGCATGACTGGCTGTCTTTGGACG ATACCCAGTTCAGGATGTCCATCTTGGAGCGCCTGGAGCAGATGGAACAGAGGATGGCCGATATAACCAATCAAAACCCCTGCTCAGAAACTATGGCAACCAAGAGTGAAGGTGCAGAGGGAGGGGGAACCGAACAGCAGTCTCAA ACCTCTCCCGACCACAGTTCATTTGAGGGTCGGGTTGTGGTTGTGTGTGAGAAGATGATGTCACAGCCGTGTTGGGCTTCCTCCAATCAGCTCGTCCACAGCAAGAACTCAAGAGGAATGACCTTATTGCATCTGGCTGCAGCTCAGGGCTACGCTGGGCTCATTCAGACTCTCATCCGCTGGCG CACCAAGCATGCAGACAGTATTGACCTCGAGCTGGAGGTGGATCCTCTAAATGTCGACCACTTCTCCTGCACACCACTG ATGTGGGCATGTGCTCTGGGTCATACTGATGCAGCACTGGTGCTTTACCAGTGGGACCCAAGAGCTTTGGCCATTCCCGATTCTCTGGGACGCTTGCCACTCAACATCGCCAGATCCCGGGGCCACACACGACTGGCCGAACTCTTGGAGCAGCTACAACAAAGTCCTCAAGCTCCAAGTCAGCCTGCTGACATATGGATGGACCGGTGGAGAGGAGGCTCTGAGCTCAGCAGAATAAACAACAGTCACTCCTCAAACCCAAATTCAG AACTGAGGAGAGCCAGGACTGAGAGCCAGCCCAACAACCAGACCTGGAACCAAACAGGACACAGAACTTCACAGACAACCCAGGGAGAGCAAGGGGGTCCACCCCCAGCTAAGAGACTCAAACCCACTCAGCAACAGCTCGCTAACTCAATCTCCAGCAACCTCAACTCCCTCCCGAACCACCACAGACCTACCACTCACGCTTCCCCTATATCAAGTCCTCAACAAACCCAACATCCCAACCTCAGCAATCGGAGTGCACCCCCTGCCAGCTACAGTCCGGACTGTCCTCAGCTCTCCAGCTCCTCCTTCCCCCACCTGCAGGCCAGGATAGGGGCATCTGGAGGGGGCACCAGGTGGAGCCTGAGACAGACTCTGGGGCAGCGTAGCCTCGCAAGGAGGATTCTAGGGAAGGAGCGACTGGCTGTTCACCTGCGCCACAGAGTCCTGTCTGACAGGGGGGAGGAGACAGAACTGCTGACCTATCAGGATAACACAGAGGACTTGCAG ATGGACATTTCAATGCTTGCTGATCACATCATGGAGACATCCACTGCTCGACTTAAACAGGAGGACATGGAGACTGAAATAGACTCCGGAAGGGTGGGCCTCAGCGCTGATGTCAAACTATTGTCTGGTTATCTTGCTGAGGTTGAAAG GTTCCTTAATGCCAAGCCCCAGACTCCCGGCCCAAAACCGAACTCTCACTCAGGGCCTGAGGGTGAGCAAAGTTCTCAAACTAAGCAAGCCCTGTCCACCCCCTCTGACTGGAACTCCTTCCTCTCTGCAGCTATGAAAGTGGAACGGTTGAAAATGGACTCCTCCTTTCTTGCCATGACAGAAGCAGAGCAGAGAGAGCTGTGTGAGACCATCAGGAATGCTCTGCACTCCCTTAGAAAACACAAG GGTCCTATTCAGGAACAACGCAAAGAGATTGCAGCAGTGATTCAACGCTGCTATAAGAGATACAAGCAG TATGCACTTTATAAGAGGATGACCCTGGCAGCCATCCTGATCCAGAGTCGTTTCCGGAGTTTTCATGAGAAGAGGAAGTTCCAACAGAGTCGCAGAGCAGCGGTCCTCATACAGCAATACTATCGCTCCTATAGACACTCCCTCAG CAACCTTCTAACTAAAAAACAGAACCAGGCTGCACGCAAGATCCTGAGGTTCCTGCTTCGATGCCGCCACAG GGTCAGAGAGCAGAAAAAGGACAGGGGTCCTGAGAGCCCTCCACCAGGCCCCACCCACAGCCCACTAAGCCTGTGA
- the LOC133483837 gene encoding calmodulin-binding transcription activator 1-like isoform X3 — translation MAAENKPEGLKKIRNPERMVRIAVGYTGHTPPKSDETDANSEPGQLKIYLPKKLLECLPKCSSLPKERHRWNTNEEIAAYLITFEKHDEWLTTSPKTRPQNGSMILYNRKKVKYRKDGYCWKKRKDGKTTREDHMKLKVQGVECLYGCYVHSSIIPTFHRRCYWLLQNPDIVLVHYLNVPAVDDSGKPCGPVLCSINTDRKEWAKWSKEELIGQLKPMCAGSSLHQKCSGVKQRIISSKQESGAAAGGGATAGGGATAGQRSEEADGTEVQNSDVSEGQTEPSPGGRRSRAGGGDRRNGRMTKPSLLPQSSMEVSSSTSTNQVEVPDTTQSSPLSITSDMADSPALAISAGLSQSTAVFMSEVTTLTGDSVYSAGHTHLLPSTHESAATGILLAVAPENQRFASFPGGVGLGEGGELVLSSSLDSGGGVNLPETAMTFDPDCFLNNPKQGQTYGGGGGKTEGRNGNDGGIHCSSNGFVYSPSLVNNIKKEATPMEQPLAPQSSYVGEGAGLSPSTTLEQMDFSAVMSSPCVPSLTQSAHHPSPNLFLQTSTHTNQPSQQQTNGTTEAPQESDEARAYISLPADTPLTNGDHHTHLHPTSQDQTLCGRNGKGASVVSFPLTSQDANVGQPGSGVRQEVSGKVVENGGELMLKSGAAHEAYASVDTEHYLQPTDGHGVGDEGGAGCGTAGGGENEILCNGVSLPGAGGSVVASPQSIGAGASIERALYNSSLPPQGGSVSATAAGAGAAISLEGFEASFGSQFSDLINDFISVEGSAGGVGAAVNGVLMPQEGAVGEEQGTGEGHLQGSEVEQGALGMLQETGRLFGVTDYSPEWSYPEGGVKVLITGPWLESSAEYSCLFDHISVPAALIQPGVLRCYCPAHDTGLVMLQVAMGGEVISSSVVFEYKARDLPALPSSQHDWLSLDDTQFRMSILERLEQMEQRMADITNQNPCSETMATKSEGAEGGGTEQQSQTSPDHSSFEGRVVVVCEKMMSQPCWASSNQLVHSKNSRGMTLLHLAAAQGYAGLIQTLIRWRTKHADSIDLELEVDPLNVDHFSCTPLMWACALGHTDAALVLYQWDPRALAIPDSLGRLPLNIARSRGHTRLAELLEQLQQSPQAPSQPADIWMDRWRGGSELSRINNSHSSNPNSELRRARTESQPNNQTWNQTGHRTSQTTQGEQGGPPPAKRLKPTQQQLANSISSNLNSLPNHHRPTTHASPISSPQQTQHPNLSNRSAPPASYSPDCPQLSSSSFPHLQARIGASGGGTRWSLRQTLGQRSLARRILGKERLAVHLRHRVLSDRGEETELLTYQDNTEDLQMDISMLADHIMETSTARLKQEDMETEIDSGRVGLSADVKLLSGYLAEVERFLNAKPQTPGPKPNSHSGPEAMKVERLKMDSSFLAMTEAEQRELCETIRNALHSLRKHKGPIQEQRKEIAAVIQRCYKRYKQYALYKRMTLAAILIQSRFRSFHEKRKFQQSRRAAVLIQQYYRSYRHSLSNLLTKKQNQAARKILRFLLRCRHSPLMDHRPLKRGQRAEKGQGS, via the exons GCCTCAAAATGGCTCCATGATCCTCTACAACCGCAAGAAGGTGAAGTACAGGAAAGATGGATACTGCTGGAAGAAAAGGAAAGACGGGAAGACCACCCGAGAGGATCACATGAAGCTCAAAGTCCAGGGTGTGGAG TGTCTGTATGGCTGCTACGTCCACTCCTCCATCATCCCCACCTTCCACCGTAGATGCTATTGGCTGCTGCAG AACCCAGACATCGTGCTGGTGCACTATCTGAATGTTCCAGCAGTGGACGATAGCGGGAAGCCGTGTGGTCCTGTTCTCTGTTCTATCAACACAGACAGGAAGGAGTGGGCCAAGTGGAGCAAGGAGGAGCTCATCGGACAACTCAAACCTATGT GTGCTGGAAGCAGCCTACATCAGAAATGTTCAGGTGTCAAGCAGCGCATCATTTCATCCAAGCAGGAGTCAGGGGCAGCGGCAGGGGGTGGCGCTACAGCGGGTGGCGGCGCTACAGCAGGCCAGAGATCTGAGGAAGCAGATGGCACAGAGGTCCAGAACAGTGATGTGTCAGAGGGCCAGACAGAGCCCAGTCCTGGGGGGCGACGGAGCAGGGCAGGCGGAGGAGACAGGCGGAATGGCCGAATGACAAAGCCCTCCCTCCTCCCGCAGAGCAGCATGGAAGTGTCCTCGTCTACCTCCACCAACCAGGTGGAAGTCCCTGATACCACCCAGAGTTCCCCACTCTCAATCACCAGTGATATGGCTGACAGCCCTGCGCTCGCCATTAGTGCTGGCCTGTCACAGAGCACTGCTGTGTTCATGTCTGAAGTCACCACGCTGACTGGAGATTCGGTTTACTCAGCTGGCCACACCCACCTGCTGCCGTCCACTCATGAGAGCGCCGCCACTGGGATCCTGTTGGCTGTTGCCCCCGAGAACCAGAGGTTTGCATCATTTCCTGGTGGGGTCGGCTTAGGAGAGGGAGGAGAGTTGGTTCTTTCCAGCTCGCTAGACTCCGGCGGTGGGgtcaaccttccagagactgcCATGACGTTTGACCCTGACTGCTTCCTTAATAACCCCAAGCAGGGTCAGACCTACGGAGGAGGTGGAGGGAAGACTGAGGGGCGTAACGGTAATGATGGGGGGATCCACTGTTCATCTAACGGCTTTGTCTACAGCCCATCCCTTGTCAATAACATCAAGAAGGAAGCTACACCTATGGAGCAGCCACTGGCCCCTCAGAGCAGTTATGTAGGAGAGGGGGCAGGCCTCAGCCCCAGTACCACTCTGGAGCAGATGGACTTCAGTGCTGTCATGTCATCACCGTGCGTCCCGAGTCTAACTCAGTCCGCGCACCACCCTTCGCCAAACCTCTTCCTCCAgacctccacacacacaaaccagccCTCCCAGCAGCAGACCAACGGCACCACTGAGGCACCACAGGAATCAGATGAAGCTAGGGCTTACATTAGCCTGCCGGCAGACACCCCGCTCACCAACGGAGACCACCATACACACCTGCACCCAACCAGCCAAGACCAGACCCTGTGTGGCAGGAATGGAAAAGGAGCATCAGTGGTCTCTTTCCCCCTGACGAGCCAGGACGCTAATGTTGGCCAGCCCGGCAGTGGGGTTCGTCAGGAGGTCAGTGGCAAAGTTGTTGAGAATGGAGGCGAGTTAATGCTCAAGTCTGGAGCTGCTCACGAGGCTTACGCCAGTGTGGACACTGAACACTACCTTCAACCTACAGATGGCCACGGAGTGGGGGATGAAGGGGGAGCGGGCTGTGGAACCGCAGGAGGAGGGGAAAACGAAATTCTTTGTAATGGCGTAAGCTTGCCAGGGGCCGGCGGCTCAGTGGTGGCCAGTCCTCAGTCAATAGGCGCTGGTGCAAGCATTGAAAGGGCACTCTACAATTCCTCTCTACCTCCACAAGGTGGAAGTGTATCCGCCACAGCGGCTGGAGCAGGAGCAGCCATCAGCCTGGAAGGCTTTGAGGCTtcatttggaagtcagttctcTGATCTCATCAATGATTTCATCTCAGTTGAAGGGTCTGCAGGTGGGGTAGGGGCTGCTGTCAACGGGGTCCTGATGCCTCAGGAGGGGGCAGTGGGAGAGGAGCAGGGCACGGGGGAAGGCCACCTGCAGGGTTCTGAAGTGGAGCAGGGAGCTCTGGGAATGCTCCAAGAGACCGGGAGGCTGTTTGGTGTGACAGACTACTCCCCAGAGTGGTCTTATCCTGAG GGTGGTGTGAAGGTGCTTATCACAGGCCCGTGGTTGGAGTCAAGCGCTGAGTACAGCTGCCTGTTTGACCACATCAGCGTccctgctgccctcatacagcCTGGTGTGCTACGCTGCTACTGTCCAG CCCACGACACGGGACTCGTCATGCTGCAGGTAGCTATGGGTGGCGAGGTCATCTCTTCTTCAGTGGTCTTTGAATACAAGGCGCGCGACCTTCCTGCCCTCCCATCCTCTCAGCATGACTGGCTGTCTTTGGACG ATACCCAGTTCAGGATGTCCATCTTGGAGCGCCTGGAGCAGATGGAACAGAGGATGGCCGATATAACCAATCAAAACCCCTGCTCAGAAACTATGGCAACCAAGAGTGAAGGTGCAGAGGGAGGGGGAACCGAACAGCAGTCTCAA ACCTCTCCCGACCACAGTTCATTTGAGGGTCGGGTTGTGGTTGTGTGTGAGAAGATGATGTCACAGCCGTGTTGGGCTTCCTCCAATCAGCTCGTCCACAGCAAGAACTCAAGAGGAATGACCTTATTGCATCTGGCTGCAGCTCAGGGCTACGCTGGGCTCATTCAGACTCTCATCCGCTGGCG CACCAAGCATGCAGACAGTATTGACCTCGAGCTGGAGGTGGATCCTCTAAATGTCGACCACTTCTCCTGCACACCACTG ATGTGGGCATGTGCTCTGGGTCATACTGATGCAGCACTGGTGCTTTACCAGTGGGACCCAAGAGCTTTGGCCATTCCCGATTCTCTGGGACGCTTGCCACTCAACATCGCCAGATCCCGGGGCCACACACGACTGGCCGAACTCTTGGAGCAGCTACAACAAAGTCCTCAAGCTCCAAGTCAGCCTGCTGACATATGGATGGACCGGTGGAGAGGAGGCTCTGAGCTCAGCAGAATAAACAACAGTCACTCCTCAAACCCAAATTCAG AACTGAGGAGAGCCAGGACTGAGAGCCAGCCCAACAACCAGACCTGGAACCAAACAGGACACAGAACTTCACAGACAACCCAGGGAGAGCAAGGGGGTCCACCCCCAGCTAAGAGACTCAAACCCACTCAGCAACAGCTCGCTAACTCAATCTCCAGCAACCTCAACTCCCTCCCGAACCACCACAGACCTACCACTCACGCTTCCCCTATATCAAGTCCTCAACAAACCCAACATCCCAACCTCAGCAATCGGAGTGCACCCCCTGCCAGCTACAGTCCGGACTGTCCTCAGCTCTCCAGCTCCTCCTTCCCCCACCTGCAGGCCAGGATAGGGGCATCTGGAGGGGGCACCAGGTGGAGCCTGAGACAGACTCTGGGGCAGCGTAGCCTCGCAAGGAGGATTCTAGGGAAGGAGCGACTGGCTGTTCACCTGCGCCACAGAGTCCTGTCTGACAGGGGGGAGGAGACAGAACTGCTGACCTATCAGGATAACACAGAGGACTTGCAG ATGGACATTTCAATGCTTGCTGATCACATCATGGAGACATCCACTGCTCGACTTAAACAGGAGGACATGGAGACTGAAATAGACTCCGGAAGGGTGGGCCTCAGCGCTGATGTCAAACTATTGTCTGGTTATCTTGCTGAGGTTGAAAG GTTCCTTAATGCCAAGCCCCAGACTCCCGGCCCAAAACCGAACTCTCACTCAGGGCCTGAGG CTATGAAAGTGGAACGGTTGAAAATGGACTCCTCCTTTCTTGCCATGACAGAAGCAGAGCAGAGAGAGCTGTGTGAGACCATCAGGAATGCTCTGCACTCCCTTAGAAAACACAAG GGTCCTATTCAGGAACAACGCAAAGAGATTGCAGCAGTGATTCAACGCTGCTATAAGAGATACAAGCAG TATGCACTTTATAAGAGGATGACCCTGGCAGCCATCCTGATCCAGAGTCGTTTCCGGAGTTTTCATGAGAAGAGGAAGTTCCAACAGAGTCGCAGAGCAGCGGTCCTCATACAGCAATACTATCGCTCCTATAGACACTCCCTCAG CAACCTTCTAACTAAAAAACAGAACCAGGCTGCACGCAAGATCCTGAGGTTCCTGCTTCGATGCCGCCACAG CCCTTTGATGGACCATAGGCCCCTGAAGCGG GGTCAGAGAGCAGAAAAAGGACAGGGGTCCTGA